TGTTAGTCAGTGCTTGTCAATTTTTCCTCCTATGGCCTACTACGTGATATCTAACCTCATTTCCAATACTTCTTGCAGGGGGCATGTCCACCTTGCCAACTATTTGCCCTTCTGTGAGCTCATAATGCTGCTTTATATCCCTCCAGCTTAGTACACCTTAGTGAAATTCCCTCATCCCTACCCTCACTCTGACATTGCTGCTACTCATTCTAGCAGATTTAGCTTAGGCATGCCTCTGTGAAGACTTCTAGACTATACTCCTCAGGTGACCAGCCACTTTCCCCTTACCACCCCTGTGAAATGTAACATGTACCTCTAGTATTGCATTTGGTACACTGACTTACCATTAATTGTTTATGACTGTCTCATATCCAACTGTGAATTCCAAGGGGAGGGGGGCCTAGCTTATATTCATAAAACTGTGTAAGCAATTTAAAACAGAGTTCTTGCTGATAAAAGTTGGAAATGTTGGATGAATAGATAGCAACTGGACAAATTACTAAGCAGCTAGTGAACCGGGAAAGTGTAAATCTGACACAGTTCGAATGCTCTGATAAATTGAATGCTCTGCCTATAAGGGATATTAATCATATGCCGGATGTGGATATTAATCATATGCCGGATGTCGGTAGATAAGTATCAAAGACAAGCCTACAAGTGAAGGAGGGGGAAAGCTGAACTTCCATGACGCAGGTGACAAGCGTCCAGTAGAGACCGAAGTCTGCTCCCCCGCACTTCGGCCTCTCATCTAAGACGACGAGCATGAATGGCCAGCCCTTCCCGCAATGCAGGATACCTATAGCTGAAGCTCGCCACCACTACCCACCAGCAAGTGAAAATTGAGCTTCTCGCGGAGCGGTCCGCAGCTGGAACCCTGCAGGGAGAACCGCGGGGCGGAGCTAGTTTTGCGCAGGCCCTGTGTGGGCGGAAAGAGCCGTCAGACTGCGCCTGCGCCTGCGCGCTCAGTCGGCCCTGCTCGGCTTCCGCGGCCGGAATACCAGACCCGGGATCCGGGCGGGATGGTGTTGCGATGTCAGGTAAGGGTGGAACGCCCTCACCCGTGcaccttccccctctccttcctccctccacagACCTGGCCCTGCTCAGCCAGAGCCTCACCGAAGCCACCTTAGTCGAGTCTTACGTCCGGTGCCGCGCCCACTACCACCAGTGTTGCCCCTGCGGAGACTTTACTTCGGCTGCCCGAACGTAGGTCAGGTCCTCTTTGCTAACTCTTCTTCTCCGAGGTGACGGCGTCAAAGGTTTCTAAAGGCACCCACCACTTCGTCCCATGCTTCTACGATTATACGTTTTGGCAAAGACGTGATTTTCAAGTTCATGCATTTAAGAGTTCTTGTGAAAAAAGGTGCTTCATATATGCATTTGCAAACCCTTGATGATTTGCAAACCTCTGACTATTTCGCATAGAATAATTTGCACACTGGGACAGGTGGGTTATTTAATTGGCCAGATTACTTAGATACCAGGCTGACGGCATAGGTTTGTCCTAGGATATACCAGTTTAACCTGTATATCAAACCCACCTGCCTTTACAAACGTCAGGGTTTGTATGTTGCATAACTTAATCCTTGGCAGCTGGGTTCGATGTAATGTGGGCCGGAATCAAAGGTCATATGACAACCGTGAGAGACGTGTCTTATAttcttggttatttattttatttgtgtaatttaTATCTTGACTCAGACATCAGTTCACTGCTTAAGTGTTTATAAAACGTGCTATAATTTTATGTCAAATAAAGAACAACTTCATGGTTTTTAAGAAGGGTTTTGTTGTGTCATACAttcataaaactaaaaaacatttgGTAATTAGTCTGAATTGTGCTTAAAAAGAAGAGTTTTCAAATTTTGAACTTGTAATTATACTAACATTTTTTGGTGTGATTTATTTATCCCTAACTCATAAAATTTGCCTTTGATTAAAGTAAGTGGAAAGAAGGTATATTACTGTTTTTGTTAAAggcatttcctctccttttcagGTTGAAGTGTTGTATTTTGCAAAAAGTGCTGAGATAGCAGGAATTCGCTCAGAGACCATTTCTGTGCCACGAGAAATAAAAGCGTTTCAGCTGTGGAATGAGATAGAAGCGCGGCATCCTGGGTAAACATTTGCAAAATGCTTATGATTAGCACTTTTTAACATTGAAAAATGTGTAaatgattagagaaaaaaaagctaatttttatttCCGTGCTTAATGTAAAAAAGTAGACATATTTTTCCGGAACTACTAATAAATTCTGGTTTCTAAAAATGCATGATTTCTTAAAGTAAagatattttactaaaaaaaaccacaatgagctggAATACTGCCAAAGGGACATGAATacatttgcttttataatttacaaaatactgaaaatgtgggttctgcatttttataaaattaaatgaaattgttaCAAATTAGGTTGAAAACTTGTGCTGTAAGTTTTATGTCCTGCCCCTTCTTTAGAGAACTCAGAGTAGAAATTTCTGAGATGAAAAGTGAAAGCTCACAAACCGTAGCTACTGCTGAATCGAgttttcatatttgatttttttctggcTCTTGAAAATCTGTAATTTACTGCTATTGTTCCTACCTCAAGTCCCTTTTGCAACAAAGTGTAATTATGGCTTATTTCAAGGAGTTCCAGGAATTTTAATTGTATCACTTAAGTCTGTATAGATTTTAAACTGGGAAGTCCTAGTGCATGGTAGAAGATACTCCACAATGTGGGTTTAATGGGAaaactatttcttcatttcttatcttttaagttgtgcttttttttttttttttttgaaagcgtggagaaggggcagaggagagggaaagagaatcttaagcaggctctgcacccaatgtggagctctaCTCGaagctcgacctcacaacccggAGAGGTGACTTGAGTGGAAATCATgggttgggcacttaactgagtgagccactcaggtgcccctttgagTTGCTTTTAAAGTGCCCTGATAATCAATGAAATTGGGTGGGGCCTCTGTCCTGCTCTATCTTGAACTTTTTACCTGTTGGGAGACAACTGGTCTTGAGGGAAAATTCTGGGATATACTTAGTATTCTTGTGTACTGAGAAGATCTTCTAGGGAGGGAATGTGCTGATtaggaaatctctctctctctctcttttttcttgaactGGTCTGAATGTTGTATATAATCTagtcttttttttggggggggggcgtttgTTTAAatccctgagacacaacactCATTGAAGTGTTGTTAGCAGTTTACTGTGTTCTTTGTGGTGAATATGTATGTTCTTCAGGGGAATTGTACTTTCTCTGCAGAATATGAATTGGTTTAATTAGTAACTTCGCAGGTGGTACttcatgaaataatatttaatgtggTATTTTTAGTTGCAGCTGAAGAGATTTGAGGTCTAACACAGCATTGATACTtctaattatactttttttccccttcagattGGCCGATGTCAGAAATCAGGTGATATTTGCTGTCCGTCAAGAATATGTCGAGCTTGGAGATCAGCTCCTCCAGCTTCAGTCGGGAGATGAAATTGCCATTATCCCCCCCATTAGTGGAGGGTAGTGCTCAGCAGCCACTTGGGTGTGTGAGCTATGTTTTCCTTAACCCATTTTGTGGAAAAGGATCACATAGATGATAACTTGTACATGGTTTGCTTTAAGTATATACTCTTTGTAAGTCTGTGTGCACCAGTAAAGAGTTCCTGCTATAATAGTTGATGTAGACAGACTTACACATACCTGTGTATCATCTCTACATTTGTTCCCTTATAAGCAGTTTAATTGTATGTCAGTTTGACATGTTCATTTGCTCCACTTAAAATggtttattgaaattttattatgtgtcaggcacagtgCTGGATGCTGGAGcgttaatatttctattttgcggaaaggaaaacaaattcagagaagttaaaagacTTGTCTGTGATCACAtggctaataagtggcagagccaacaTTTGAATTCAGATTATTGGATTCTGTGTACTTTTTCACAAACATGTTTATTAATATAGGATAATAGCTGTCCTGGGTACagagaaatgtagaaaaattgCATAGCCAGGAAGTAAAAAGATCACTGTGCCTAACAAGAAAGCTTACCATTTTCCAGGTATAAAGAAactcttgattattatagctgTGTTGCAGGTAACTCTAGGACCCAGTGCATCTTCCCAAACAGCATAGTCTTTATTGTGAGATGATGAATAAGAATATCTGTTAGTATAgtttgagagacagaatgaggcTCTATTGTCAACTGAAGAACAAATAATGTAGAAATTAACGAttatcctaattaaaaaaaatttttaaagttaggaatgaaagaaaactttcttaatGTGATAGAGCTTTtctccaaaatcaagagtaaataccatactcaatggtaaaaccTCGATTTCATTAAAGAAAGGAACATATCAAGGATGCCCGTTATTTTTTTcaccaatttttttctcctctctgctggAGGGCATTGCCCCCCTGCTCAAAGTGAAGAATATATATTGCAAAGCAAATTGCCCATCTTGCTGATAAAACTGGATCTTTTGTAGTCCTACTATTTGGAAATAACAGAATTTCTTGTTAGATATGTATCTCAGTTTTACTGGGAAACTGGTCACCATTCACCACcatgattttagaaaaatgccatttttttttgagtttggaatttattcagaaaatagtATGCTGCCATTAaaggtgtatgtgtgtacatgtgagagagagagagagagagagaagattaaAGGTGTTCTTTGGAAAGATTAGGAAGATGAGTCAAACAGCATTAAGTATTGTTTGAAGGTGTTTGACAGGATTTGTAATGTGGTTTTAAAATCCATGTCCTTATAGAACCAAGTTGTAGGAATTTGGTATGGTTCCAAGTTCATAGAGCATAGGCCATGTTTGGGTTACCTATGAAGTTCTTGTAAGAAGCTTAGGTGGCATGTACAGAAGGTTGAAACATCTTAGAATGTGGAATGTAaatatttgtgcttttctttcttttcagtactGGAAGTACAGGGAAAAGAATGTTGCATTTAGTGAGATTGGAATCACCTTGAATGAGTCCTTAACTCCTCTGAGTCTTCTTTCCCAATGTGCATAAAATCCCTTAGGATTTATAATTATATCCAGACTCCTCATCCTGCAAAGTCCCACCTGTGTGCCCAGTCTCAGTCCATCTGTTCCCTCCTTTGAACCCTGGGTTCCAGCCTCCCCTTAGGTTCTGGACCACACCTTGGTCTTTCTTGTCCCAAAGGCTTTGCATTTGCCATTCCGTCTGTCTCTGCCTGGGAGCATGTTCCCCTGTTTCCTTACAGGACTGATTGTTTATCTTTCAGGTCTCACTTCTAAATACTATCTCTTGAGAAAGGCTTTCCCTGATGCTCTTTCACAGCCCCCTTCCCTAGCATCCATCTTCTGTCTTAGAACCCTGTTTATGTTACCCctatgtataatttttctttattgctttgtttCTCCCATTCCAGTGTAGGTGCCCTGAGGGCAGGAGCCAGGTTTTTTGTTCCCTGGTCCTTGTCTAGTGCATGCGGTTGGTCTCTTAATGAGTATGTAATAGATGCTTGATGAATGAAATGAGAAGCGCATGGCAAAGGGCTTTGTATGTCATCTAGCAAGAGGCACGCAgttcatttccttatttcctcaGTTACTTAACTGGGATTATGTCCGGTTGTAAAATGAGCCCAGTTTCTGTGGAGTCAGCATTGCTTCTCCTTGTCTTCtttttggataaagaaaaaggCAGTTTAGGTGTGGTGCACGGAAATAGAGTGGTTAGAGGCGATGTGCTTGTGGATGGAGGTGTCTCTGTCTGACCTATACCGTGATGGGAGATAAGAGCAGCAATTCCAGAATTTGGAATAAAGTGGCACATGAGAGATTACATTTTAAGTGATCATGTTAAGGGTAAATTCCTTTTTATAGACTGCTTGAGTCATTAGGGATATTTATAAACATGCTGAGTTTTGCTAAAATTTTacacttgcttatttttatcattctatCCCATCTAatgtacaaaaaatataaattgaaaagcATTCTGTCAGTTGGGTGTCTTGCCTCTAGTACCAATGTTAAGGTTTATTAATATCTTCTAGGGAAGATCTGAATGAAGTTGAAGAGAAATctaaagatataataaaattcacTACTGAGAAGCTCTCCATAGATGAAGTCTCACAGTTGGTGATTTCTCCACTCTGTGGTGCATTATCCCTATTTGTAGGTGAGTTGTCATTTTCACAGTATCTGTTGACTGCACAAGACAAGAGAAATTAGCAAGTGTTGCCCACTGAGAATAGCAAGTCAAGATTACCCGTGGTGGTGGGTAGACATTTTTTTGgttcatattttgttttagtaATCTTCAAATTAACCTATGTTAAAGGCATTAAAAGAGTAGGATAAAAGTCGTAATTAGCAGGGagaattctgtattttccaaatattgagGGGGAAGAAGTGGTGATGATACTAACAATGATAATTCTGGGAGTGTAATGTTGCCCATCTTCGTTTGTCCTATGAGTATTTTTGGTATGCTTGCCTAATCAGtgccattttatttccttatctttgtgataattattttttctttctttctttcttttttttttttttaaagattttatttatttgatggagagagagagcacaagcaggggagcggcaggcatagggggaagaagaagcaggctccccgctgagcagagagccttatgtgggactcgatcccaggcccctgggatcatgatctgagccaaaggcagatgcttaactgactcagccacccaggaggccctattttttatttttctaaccgagtttttatttttagaaaatttgagaGCAATTTTCAGACAAATTGGCATGCTGCTTGTCTATTCAAAAATAATCCTCTTTTCTATtaatatgttatttctattttaaggaaaaaccttattttaatacttttctttctttcttttcttttttttttttagggactACAAGAAATaactttgaagggaaaaaagtcatTAGCTTAGAATATGAAGCATATCTCCCGATggcagaaaatgaaatcagaaagatCTGTAGTGACATTAGGCAGAAATGGCCAGTCAAACACATAGCAGTGTTTCATAGACTTGGGTATGATTTTCTTTAgcaatttaaaagttaattgtAGTTGTTTTCCGTCTTTGTACTGATTCTGGAATCTTCCATAGGAATCCTGTATTACCATGAGAGGAAGGTTTGTGTATTATTCTGGCAGACAGAGTGGAGACACTCTGGGTGTTACATTGTAACATTTGGAGAGCGGCTGATGCTGTAACAAAGTCCAAACGTGCCCAAACTCTAAGGCCCCAGCACAGATGGCCTGTGTCCTGAAGGCCTTTTAAGAATCAGTTCATAATCTGGACTCAGTTTGTATGACAAGTTgttactaggtttttttttttttttNNNNNNNNNNNNNNNNNNNNNNNNNNNNNNNNNNNNNNNNNNNNNNNNNNNNNNNNNNNNNNNNNNNNNNNNNNNNNNNNNNNNNNNNNNNNNNNNNNNNNNNNNNNNNNNNNNNNNNNNNNNNNNNNNNNNNNNNNNNNNNNNNNNNNNNNNNNNNNNNNNNNNNNNNNNNNNNNNNNNNNNNNNNNNNNNNNNNNNNNNNNNNNNNNNNNNNNNNNNNNNNNNNNNNNNNNNNNNNNNNNNNNNNNNNNNNNNNNNNNNNNNNNNNNNNNNNNNNNNNNNNNNNNNNNNNNNNNNNNNNNNNNNNNNNNNNNNNNNNNNNNNNNNNNNNNNNNNNNNNNNNNNNNNNNNNNNNNNNNNNNNNNNNNNNNNNNNNNNNNNNNNNNNNNNNNNNNNNNNNNNNNNNNNNNNNNNNNNNNNNNNNNNNNNNNNNNNNNNNNNNNNNNNNNNNNNNNNNNNNNNNNNNNNNNNNNNNNNNNNNNNNNNNNNNNNNNNNNNNNNNNNNNNNNNNNNNNNNNNNNNNNNNNNNNNNNNNNNNNNNNNNNNNNNNNNNNNNNNNNNNNNNNNNNNNNNNNNNNNNNNNNNNNNNNNNNNNNNNNNNNNNNNNNNNNNNNNNNNNNNNNNNNNNNNNNNNNNNNNNNNNNNNNNNNNNNNNNNNNNNNNNNNNNNNNNNNNNNNNNNNNNNNNNNNNNNNNNNNNNNNNNNNNNNNNNNNNNNNNNNNNNNNNNNNNNNNNNNNNNNNNNNNNNNNNNNNNNNNNNNNNNNNNNNNNNNNNNNNNNNNNNNNNNNNNNNNNNNNNNNNNNNNNNNNNNNNNNNNNNNNNNNNNNNNNNNNNNNNNNNNNNNNNNNNNNNNNNNNNNNNNNNNNNNNNNNNNNNNNNNNNNNNNNNNNNNNNNNNNNNNNNNNNNNNNNNNNNNNNNNNNNNNNNNNNNNNNNNNNNNNNNNNNNNNNNNNNNNNNNNNNNNNNNNNNNNNNNNNNNNNNNNNNNNN
The Ailuropoda melanoleuca isolate Jingjing chromosome 3, ASM200744v2, whole genome shotgun sequence DNA segment above includes these coding regions:
- the LOC117801581 gene encoding molybdopterin synthase sulfur carrier subunit, producing MVLRCQVEVLYFAKSAEIAGIRSETISVPREIKAFQLWNEIEARHPGLADVRNQVIFAVRQEYVELGDQLLQLQSGDEIAIIPPISGG